The DNA region ATGGAGTCAGGAAGATCTTTAAAGGTTCCAATGTAAATGAAAAATTTCTTATCAGCAGCGGTATCAGTGCCGGACTTTCTGCAGCTTTCAGCTCCCCCCTTGCCGGTATCATCTTTACCATCGAGGAGATCCACAAATACCTTACCCCTGTACTCCTAATTTGTATCTCCCTGGCCAGTGTTTCTGCTCAGGTTGTCACTCAATTCATCCTGGGAGAAGGCAGGTTATTTGATTTTCAGGGTATCATTCCAAATAGTCTCAGTCAGTTTGAGAATTTTACCTTTGTATTTATATTTGCAATTTTAATCAGTATTTTAGGGGTCTTCTTTACAACCAACCTCCTAAAATTTCAAGAATTTTATTTACAGTTAAAATTTACCCCGCTTTTTAAATCTCTAGTCATCTTCGCTGTCTCTATTACGGTGGGGATCTTTATCTTAGATGTACAGGGGGTAGGTTATAAATTAATATTAAAAACCGGCCATGAAACCTTTTCATTTAAACTCATAGCCGGCTTACTCTTGGGAAAACTGATATTTACCATCCTCAGTAACGGCCCTGGATTTCCAGGGGGATTATTCCTTCCCAGTTTAGTTTTAGGAGCTTTAACTGGAAATTTATTTGGTTTGGGGTTAGAAAATCTTTCGAATGGTTACGAAAACCTCCAGCAGTACTTTATGGTTTTGGGAATGGCTGCATTTTTTACCGCGGTTATGAGAACACCCCTTACGGGGAACATCCTCCTTTTGGAGATGACCGGTTCTTTTGACTATTTATCCAGTCTTATCTTAGTTACCATGGTTTCCTACATAACTACCGAACTGATGGGTATCCGTCCAATCACCAGTGTTCTGTACGAAAATCTAGAAAAAAATAAAGATATCCATCGAAAAGAACTTTCTAAAAACTCCACCATCTTTAGTTCCCCTATTTTAGGCGGTTCATGGCTGGATGAGATGGAAGTCAGTAAGGTTAAGTGGCCACACGATTCCCTCTTAATAAAGATAAAAAGAGAAAGCTACGATATCATTCCAAAGGGCAACACCAAGATACTCAGCGGCGATATCCTTTTTATTCTCACTACCGAAGCCAGGGAAAAGGAATTAAAACCTGTAATTTTTGATTTAGGTACAAGGTCCAGGTCAGATTGAAGTTAAATAAATATACTATTTTTTTAAAAAAAAGGATGCAAATGCATCCTTTTTTTTCTAACATCTACTTTGTCAGCTCCAAAAATTCCTCTTCTGTGAGGATCTTTACGCTGCCCAGCTCCTCAGCTTTTTTCAGCTTACTTCCGGGTTTTTCCCCCACTATGAGATAATCTAATTTTTTAGATACCCCGGACATATTGGTCCCCCCTAATTTTTCCACGATATCCTTGATCTCCTGCCTCTTAAAGTGGATCAGTTTTCCTGTAGCCAGGAAGGTCTTCCCTACAAACTCCTCCAGATGAGACCCTTCATCTACCTCTTCAATCTCAAAATTAACCCCGGCATCCTTTAATTTTTCCAACACTCTCATATTGTCTTCATCTCTAAAATACCCGTATACAGACTGGGCTACCTTCCCTCCTACCCCGTCTATAGCCAGCAGTTCTTCCACTTCCATCTTTGCCAGATTCTCTATGTTTTTACTCTCTTTAGACAGTAAACCTCCTAAAAATTTCCCTACAAATGGAATCCCCAGAGCATAGAGGGTTTTGGAGTAATCTAATTTTTTACTTTCCTCAATGGATATCAGTAATTTTTCTATACTCTTGCTTCCTAAGTTATCTAATTTTTCCAATTCATCTTTTTTCAGGTGGAGTTCATAGAAGTCGCTTATCTCCTTTAAAAAACCTAATTCTATAAATTTTTCCACTATCTTTGATCCGCCGATTATATTCATGGCATCACGGGAGATGAAATACTCCATCTTCCCCTGTAACTTAGCTCTGCAGTGGGGGTTCATACACTTTAAATTTACCAGCCCTTCCTCTTTTTCCAGGATGGAATTGCATACAGGGCAGTTTGTAGGAGGGATTATCTCCTCCTCCGTCCCGTCTCTCAGCTCTTTTACAGGTTTTATAACCTGGGGAATTATCTCAGCGGCTTTTTCAATGAATACTGTATCCCCGATTTTTATATCCTTCCTTATAACCTCGTCATAATTATGAAGACTGGCACGTCTGACCATACTTCCAGATACTTCTACTGCTTCTAATTCCGCTACCGGAGTGACCTTCCCTGTCCTTCCCACCTGCCAGGTTACGTCCTTTAATTTTGTAGTCACCTGTTTAGCAGGGAATTTATAGGAGATAGCCCACCTGGGTGCTTTGGTTGTGGCTCCTAACTCTTCATACAGACTTAGATTATTTACCTTGATTACCAGTCCGTCGGTCTCATAATCTAAATTATTTCTCTCATTTTCCCAGTATTTTATCCTGGTTTCCAAATCTTCTATGGTTTCACACAGATCATAGACCTTTGTAGTTTTGAATCCCAGTCCTTCCAAATATTTTATACTTTCAATATGAGTTTCAAATCCTAATTCTTCACTGTCCGCCAAATAGTATACATAGGCATCCAAATTTCTCTGCCCTACAATGGCAGCATCTTTTTGACGGAGGGTTCCTCCGGCTGCATTTCTAGGATTAGCAAAGACTTCCTCTCCTGATTCCAGTCTTTTTTTATTCAATGATTCAAATTCAGCCAGAGGCAGTACAATCTCTCCCCTGACCTCTACAGATACACTTTCTTTCAGATATTTAGGAATAGATCTTATCTGCATTATATTTTCAGTTACATCCTCCCCGACTTTTCCGTCCCCACGGGTTACAGCCTGGATTAAACGTCCGTCTTCATAGTGAATACTTACGGCAATCCCGTCTAATTTTAATTCCAATGCATAATCTACCTGGGTATTTTCATCCCCTGCCCTGCTGCCATTTAAAATTCTTTTTACCCTGCCGTCAAAATCCTCTAAATCTTTTAAATTATAGGTATTGGACAGACTCAGCATTGGTTTTTTATGGGTAACTTTAGTAAATTTAGTGTCTTTTACCCCTCCTCCTACCACCAGTGTAGGGGAGCTCTCTGTCCTGTATTCAGGATTTTCTGCCTCTAATTTTTCTAATTTTTTCAACAAATTGTCATATTCTACATCCGAGATCAAACTTTCATTTTTTTCATAGTAGTGGTAGTTATGTCTATGCAGTTCTTCCCTTATTTTTTCTATCTCTGCTTTTATATTTTTTTTATCCTTCATCATTGTTCGTCTCCTCAAAATATCTTTTTTATACTAAATTATATCATAAAATTTAAATGTGGCAAGAAAAGAAGCTAGATTAAAGATGGAATCTTTAGAATCTAATTTTTGCCACCAATCATCACTAATTTACAAACTTCTACTGCTATAGCACAGTAGTTTTTTTCTGTCGCAGATTCCTCAGATTTTCAAATCAAAAGTTTTTTTCTTGGTTTAAAAACCGAAGTTTATAGTCGTCAAACTCCGGCAGTACTGTTCCTACAATGACGATTGCGACTTGCTCCACAAAGACAAGATGGCTTTAGCTTCGGTTTCTCTTATTCACATTTATAAAATTCTTTTTAACTACAAGAATTTTATAATATTCGTGACCTCGGGAAACCATAAAAAGGAGGAGTCATATTATCCTCCCAGAGATCTACCTCCCCCACTTATGTTAAGAGGGGGAACAAAAGGGGGCGTTACTCTCTTTTTCCCAGCCTCATTGTTCGTTTTTAGTTACAACTCACCCTTGTTATTTAATGATTTAAATGGTAATATATTTAGGTTAAAAAAATACATAAACACAGTAAATTAGGAGCTTCTATCTGCAATAGGTAAGGCTTCTGATATTTTACTATAATTTTAGGAGGTCAACAATGAAGGAGAAGGTTTTAATTTTTGGACATAAGAATCCAGACACAGACTCTATATGTTCAGCTATTGCATATTCTAACCTTAAGGATCAATTAGGACTTAATACAAAGGCTGTCAGATTAGGAGAAATAAACAAGGAAACTGAATTTATTTTAAATCATTTTAATGTAGCAACACCACAGTTGCTTACTACTATAAAACCACAGGTCAAAGACCTGACTAAGGTCGAAAAGGAATTAATAAAGGAAACTGACTCTATCCAAAAAGCATTGGAGATCATGACTACTGAAAATTATTCAAGTTTGCCTGTTGTCAATAAAAATAATAAGTTGGAAAATATGATCCATATATCGGAGATTGCAAATGCATATTTAGAGATGAGTACCAGAGATATTTTCCTTGACTATGAAACAACATTTGAAAATGTCTGGGAAACTTTAAAGGATGATGCTGTTGTTCTCAATGGAGTATACCCGGCAGGTAAGATAGAGGGGAGACTTAGAGGAGTTTCTGAATTAGCTAAAATTTCTAAGGGAGATGTAGTAATCACTACACTTTTTTCAGGACATATCAAAAATGCTGAAAAAGCCGGGGCAAAAATCATATTTTTATGCGTAGATAAAAATGATGAGATCCCTGATTACGATATAAATATACCCCTTGTCAGGGTTAATAAGGGAATCTTTAAAACATTTAAGATGATCTCTCAATCGGTACCTGTAAAGGCTATCTTAAAACATAAAAACTTTTTTCATTTTGAAACTACTGATTTTATAGAAGATATCCAGGATATTATGAAAGACTCTTCTCAAACTAACTTCCCGGTTGTGAATAAAGACGGAACTATATTTTCTACTATTAGATCCAAACATATTATGAATTTCGGAAAAAATGAAGTTATCTTAGTGGATCACAATGAAAACTCTCAATCGGTAGACGGGATTGAAACTGCTAAAATATTGGAAATAGTAGATCATCATAAATTTGGAAACTTTGAAACTTCTGAGCCGCTTATGATCAGAGCCTCAGCTGTTGGCTGTACTTCTACAATAATTTACGGATTATTTAAAGAGGAAGGAATTACCCCTGATAAAACCATAGCCGGACTTATGCTCAGTGCTATTTTATCGGATACATTGATATTCAAATCTCCTACCTGCACACCAAAAGATGTAGAAGCTGCCAAAGAATTGGCTGTCATTGCAGATCTGGACTATGAAAAATACGGGATGGAAATGCTCATTGCAGGGACTTCTTTGGGAGATAAAACTCCTGATGAGATTATAACTATGGATATG from Psychrilyobacter piezotolerans includes:
- a CDS encoding putative manganese-dependent inorganic diphosphatase; protein product: MKEKVLIFGHKNPDTDSICSAIAYSNLKDQLGLNTKAVRLGEINKETEFILNHFNVATPQLLTTIKPQVKDLTKVEKELIKETDSIQKALEIMTTENYSSLPVVNKNNKLENMIHISEIANAYLEMSTRDIFLDYETTFENVWETLKDDAVVLNGVYPAGKIEGRLRGVSELAKISKGDVVITTLFSGHIKNAEKAGAKIIFLCVDKNDEIPDYDINIPLVRVNKGIFKTFKMISQSVPVKAILKHKNFFHFETTDFIEDIQDIMKDSSQTNFPVVNKDGTIFSTIRSKHIMNFGKNEVILVDHNENSQSVDGIETAKILEIVDHHKFGNFETSEPLMIRASAVGCTSTIIYGLFKEEGITPDKTIAGLMLSAILSDTLIFKSPTCTPKDVEAAKELAVIADLDYEKYGMEMLIAGTSLGDKTPDEIITMDMKEFSMGKFQTAVAQINTVDIDGLLNNRENLESAMNGMIDENNYDLFLLVMTDIVNNGSKILALGNSTELVEKGFNVELETGTAWLDGVVSRKKQIVPFLMAASQGM
- a CDS encoding ClC family H(+)/Cl(-) exchange transporter, with protein sequence MKFDNLDQIIKNKNMKLYLLSILIGLLTGLVVVAYRISLTSMTNLRIDTFSKIASGDLNLLGITVITFILIAILLNRLISKYPMIKGSGIPQIKGVLLMQFEYNWIKELIYKFIGGVLSVGSGLSLGRGGPSIQLGSQIAYGVRKIFKGSNVNEKFLISSGISAGLSAAFSSPLAGIIFTIEEIHKYLTPVLLICISLASVSAQVVTQFILGEGRLFDFQGIIPNSLSQFENFTFVFIFAILISILGVFFTTNLLKFQEFYLQLKFTPLFKSLVIFAVSITVGIFILDVQGVGYKLILKTGHETFSFKLIAGLLLGKLIFTILSNGPGFPGGLFLPSLVLGALTGNLFGLGLENLSNGYENLQQYFMVLGMAAFFTAVMRTPLTGNILLLEMTGSFDYLSSLILVTMVSYITTELMGIRPITSVLYENLEKNKDIHRKELSKNSTIFSSPILGGSWLDEMEVSKVKWPHDSLLIKIKRESYDIIPKGNTKILSGDILFILTTEAREKELKPVIFDLGTRSRSD
- the ligA gene encoding NAD-dependent DNA ligase LigA, giving the protein MMKDKKNIKAEIEKIREELHRHNYHYYEKNESLISDVEYDNLLKKLEKLEAENPEYRTESSPTLVVGGGVKDTKFTKVTHKKPMLSLSNTYNLKDLEDFDGRVKRILNGSRAGDENTQVDYALELKLDGIAVSIHYEDGRLIQAVTRGDGKVGEDVTENIMQIRSIPKYLKESVSVEVRGEIVLPLAEFESLNKKRLESGEEVFANPRNAAGGTLRQKDAAIVGQRNLDAYVYYLADSEELGFETHIESIKYLEGLGFKTTKVYDLCETIEDLETRIKYWENERNNLDYETDGLVIKVNNLSLYEELGATTKAPRWAISYKFPAKQVTTKLKDVTWQVGRTGKVTPVAELEAVEVSGSMVRRASLHNYDEVIRKDIKIGDTVFIEKAAEIIPQVIKPVKELRDGTEEEIIPPTNCPVCNSILEKEEGLVNLKCMNPHCRAKLQGKMEYFISRDAMNIIGGSKIVEKFIELGFLKEISDFYELHLKKDELEKLDNLGSKSIEKLLISIEESKKLDYSKTLYALGIPFVGKFLGGLLSKESKNIENLAKMEVEELLAIDGVGGKVAQSVYGYFRDEDNMRVLEKLKDAGVNFEIEEVDEGSHLEEFVGKTFLATGKLIHFKRQEIKDIVEKLGGTNMSGVSKKLDYLIVGEKPGSKLKKAEELGSVKILTEEEFLELTK